The window CAAGCTGGGGGAGTGGTGGTTAATGGGGTTGGCTGTAGGAGAAAGCTGTGTAGTCATAAGTGGATCTTTGCATTAGGCTGGAAGGGAGGGGTCATCTGACCTTGGTATCAAAGAAACATGAATTGAATCCTGAGAGATGATCCAGATCTGGGGTGGAGAGTGATCATTGGATTGGGCCCTAGCATTTGAGTTGGATCAAGACTTGATGGAGAGGTTGATGAGAGGCCTAGAGATCCAGATAAGTTATCAAATTGTGACATGGGGTTTGCAGCTGGAATGAAATTGAGAGATGAGTTGCACCACTTCAGCCAGGGGTCATGGGTAGTTGAGAATAATGATCAGAACAAAATTGAAGGGTAAGGAGAGAATTTGATGGGCCTGATCTAATATAGGTAATTTAGGTACATTAAGAACAACCTAGCCAATTCAGATGCCCATTTTCAGACTGAAATCACATCAAGGAGCCCCCTTAAAATTGTGCTGCACTAGAGGGTTCCCAACCACAGGCATGTATCAGAACTACATGAATGAATTTCTTCAATACCAGGATGGATGTGAATAAGAGCACATCCAGCGTAGAACAAAAGTGTCTTAATGCAAGTGTGATTAGCAGCTGGAAGTGTTTCATTGAAACTCTACAGTATAATTTGACCCAGACCTATTTGGATTTCCACTTTCAAATAAGaagtagtgaaaaaaaaacagcacTATGTGACTGTATTTTTAGGCTATGGGTGCATGGGGCTTCAAAATTAAATCTTCAATATTAAGAAAAATAATAATAGATTTGAGAATCCCCACTGAAATATGGCGAAATAATATGGCTCAACGTCTTCAATTTAAACTTGATTTTGTGCAAAATGGTTAATTTTGGTCACCTCGGACCAGAATAGGTAGGGAATTAGCAAAAGATCTTCTAGCTTTTGAATTGCTTTTTCCttgattttaatttaataatcACTATGGATCTTTGAAACATGTTTTATGTTCATtggaattttaaagatttatagGATGTGGCTTGGAAGTAATATTAATTACTCTGTTATTCTTTTCTGGATTATCTATCAATTGGATGGTGAGTACATTCTGCAACTCACGCAGAAAggcaaataataataaaaaatcaacatacaaaaatattaattaaaatgctATCAAATTCATCTACAGTATCCATTTCTCATTTACTTCAGAAATAAACCCATGTCTTTTGCGTGAGAAGTAGTTACCTATTTATCAATTTCCTAAATATTTCTTATCGATCTCTTGGAGTAACAGATGATTTTGAAACTTATTCTGAATTTCAATATTCTGTACACAAATACAAGCAATACCACAAAATCTGAAATTGCAGTGTAAATAAAGGACAATTGGACAGTTAATCCAACTAATTGCAATATCAGACTTCAGTTTccttaaattatttttcaattaTGACAATAACACTTACCTGCCAACAAAGCCTACCAAGTCGTCATAACTGTCATAAATTTCAAGGTAGTCAGACAAGCAAGATGGGTCATCTTCTACATCAAATTCCAGAAACCATAAATGAATGCGCTGCTTGTACTTTACTCGGATATGCCAATAGCAGATCTGTTCATGCTCATATTCATCTGGGTAGTCTGGGGAAGTGATAATACGCTCTTGATCCGTCAGAACACCACCACATTGCTTTGCTGGGATAGGGAAAACACAAATAAAAGAGTCACAATTTCTAATTAACTTGAAAAGAGAAGTTACCAAGTCATatagcaaaaacaaaaaaaacagaataaaGTTCAATTTTTATCACTGCAATTTCTATGCAAGTCTCCACCTCTTATTGCTGAGCAGTATTTCTACATTCAACTACATATATTATTTATTGAGGGTTTATAATAGTGTAGACTACTAACATTGTTGTATTTCTTGGTTGGTCTTTGAAGAAATATTTTCTTGTCTGGTGCTTGTCTTAGAAATAATCATATTTGGATAAGGTAGCTCAAAATAGAAGTGAAAGGAATTACTGTGCAGTACTCCTCAATTATACAGCATTTAGTAGGATTATAATTTATGGGGCTGTTGTACTGTCTTGGCATAGTGTATGTGTCTAGGATTTGTAGTTGTTATACTTTGAAAAGTTGAGGAAGTTAAAAGTTGCTATTTTGAACAAACCATGTGGATTGTAGCAATAAGCATCCCACTTTTCACTTTTGTTAACTCGATATCCATAGTCAATGATACCAGTTTTTCCATGTCCACAGTTGGGTCCAGGTTTTACAATTGGATAACCAACTTTTCCTCCTGCGAGCCAACCAGCTGCACACACATGAAACCCTGTATGCAAAATAAAAAAAGTGTTAACTTAATCTGTGTGGTTACTTCAGAAGTATTTATGAACCAGACCTGATTTGGCAGCAAGAATTTTCATAATCCTTAATAATGATAGCTACAGCAGAATTTTTCAAATAGTTTGGTTCATTTTTAAGTtgtattatttaatttaatttagacatatagcacggcaacaggcccttctgacccacaagcctatgccaccAAAATACCCCAAAATAATCTACAACCCCGGAACAttttgaaaggagggaggaaaccagagcacccagaggaaacccacgcagacatggggaaaacatacaatgctggattcaaacctggctctgtaacagcattgtactacACTAACCACGCTGCCCTGAACAATTATCTGAACAACATCAATTCCAAATGATTCCAGTTTTACTTTGAATGTTAATAAAGTCAAAAAGCTTTATCTCACCAGAATAACATATTGTGCATGTATGGCATCGAAGATTCTCGTAAGGCAGCACATCACTCAAAATAATAAAATGGGGATAGTGCAAATTAATGAAATCTGAAATTGAGCATTTCCTGTTTATGTTTTAAGTCCTGCCCTCAGCCTCATACCAAATCAATGAACATCCTGTCTTTTTTTATTCATACCAGATAATGTACATTAATTTAGGCTAATGATTTACTTACAGTTGTTTTTATGTGATCACACTAAAATGCCTTCTTTTGCCATCAAATAATCATTTTTTTATTCAAAGGAGATAATTGCGGGAAAAGATAGAACAGAGAGGATCCATGGAAAAGAACCAGAGCAAACCAAGGCGGCATGGTTTGTGTAGCCGTTAGCACAACCTCTTTACAGCGCTAGTAATCGGGACTGGGGCtcgaatccctcgctgtctgtaaggacatagaacatagaacaaaacagcacagtacaggcccttcgaccctcaaTGTTGTACCAACCCATACATCTCTtcctaaaaaagtactaaacctgtCCTACCTCCCCAATaatactctatttttctttcacccatgtgtcTGTTTACAAGTCACAAATGCcttcaatgtttcagcttccaccaccatccctagcaaggtattccaggtatccacaattctctgtgtaaaaaaacttacctctgatgtcttccctaaacttccctcccttaactttgtacctatgtcctctgttgtttgctgatcctgccctaggaaacaagtgctggctgtccaccttaactATGCCTCATAAtcgtgtagacctctatcaagtctcttctcattcttctacactccaaagagtaaagtcccagctctgctaaccttgcttcataagacttgttttacaatccaggaaatatcctagtaaatctctgcactccatagcttctacatccttccaagaatgagatgaccagaactgaacacaatcatCTAAGtgtgtctcaccagagatttgtgaagttgtaacatgacctctttactcccgaattcaatctccctattaatgaatccaaccatctcataggccttcttaactatcctatcaacctgtgcaatgACCTTGACGGATGTATGGATTTACACCCTagggtccttctgttcatccacactcttaagtaaccaactattaaccatgtactcaggcttctggttagtccttctaaatgtatcacctcacacttatctggattgaaatccatcaatttattctccctagttcctgcctcatcccttcataattagctttTCCCCATTTAAGCACTTACCTAGTTTGAcagtttatatccttttccatagctatgttgaagctaaggtaggtgtggtcattctcaccaaaatgctccccctccTCGAGGTCCACCATCTGACCAACTTCATTCCCCAGTaccagatccagtctggcctcctctagttggctggtccacatactgtgtccagaatccttcttgtacacacctgacaaattcaaccccatcttttcctcttgcagtcagtagatgCCAGCCAATATTAGGTGTTGTGTAACACATTACTGCATAGTTGAGGATCCACTGGGCACTGTACgagaagaaccccaggcacctttttaaagtCTTGGGGTTCTTGGGCAGGCAAAGTTTAGGAAAGGGGGTGCATGTACTCAAGATCAGGGGTGATGACACCATATACCCCAGGATTGTCAGTCACTTGGTGCTAAAAAAGCACTTTTTCTTAATGTACGCGAGGTTGAGGGATGTGGCGGTGGCCAGGAACCCCTACAGGTTCTCATCGTGTTCTTCTTGGTTCTAGCTGCAGATGGTAACATTATCTAAGTAGGGATAAGTAGTTttttgtttattgtcatccaccatgcgATCTATCTTCCTTTGGAACACTGGCACCCCGTTCGTGAGGCCGAATGGGACCCacaggaagtgatagaggtggtTGTTTGCCTTAAATGCTGTGTAAGGCCGGTCTTCTGGGTGAATTGGAATTTGGTGGTATGTCGATttgaggtctatggtggagaagatCCTGAACTGTGCGAGTTCATTCACCGTATCGGCTATGCAGGGGAGAGGGTAGGCGTCTAATaagatggtctggctgtaatcaatgaccatccaattcttctccccactcttcaacACAACCACTTGGGCCCTCCAAGGGCTGTTTCTGGGTTCTATTATGCCCtcccccagcagtcaccccacTTCCATTTTTATGAATTCCCTGGGGCTGATTAGCCTGCTCTTACTGGTGACTGGTTTGCAGACCGGAGTGAGGTTTGGGGGCAGAGGGACCCGGAGGTGTCCAAGCTGCAGGTCGGATGCCCTGCCCAGCATTCTGGTGTGTGATTGGGCACATTCGGGAGGACGGGCAGGCCCTCCAGGACCCGGTTATTGCTGACTgtaagtggggggtggggtccaACAAAATGCATCAGCACACCCTTAAGCTGGccctggaaatccagccccactATGATGGGTGCGTACAGGTGGGGCATCACCAGCAGTTTGAAGTTTTTATATTTCGTGGCCCTCACAGTTTGGGTGATGGTGCAACACTCACTTATTTCTGTGGAGAGGGATTTGGAGGCTAACACTACTTTGCACAAGGAATAATGTTGGGCTGTACCTAGGTGTATGAAACTCTCTGTGCTTCCTGTGTTGAACAGGCAGCCCATAGTATGGctgtttacctcaatgtccatcattgatTGCCCCAGCTGCTGCATCCTGCTCTGGTCCAGCACAATGGAGACCAATGTCAGCTCACTGACGGGTCTCTGCTGCTATATTATTGGGACTGCCGCTGCCAAGATAGGCGCCCAGGAGATCGCGAAGGTGGCTGTCCCCATGGATCACACGCAGTAGAGTCTGGAAGAGAAGCTGGATGTGACATCGCCCGAGTCATCACGCATCTGTTCTAGATGTTCGGTTCTCGGCTACTGGAAGTTGGATGGCCCAATATGGGGATGTGGGCCACGGTCCACATGTGGCTCTGCTAGAGTGGGGTTTAGATCAGCATACCTTTGTGTAGTTCCCCTTCCTCCGGTAGTTTGAGCAGGTCGCGCTATGGGCCAGACAATACTTCCATGGATGTTTGCCCGGGCTACAGTAGTTGCACCTCGCATGCTCAGTGGCGGCAGCCGCAGTCATGGAACCTGAGTCCCAAGATGGCGTCACCTGTCTTCCCCACCTGGTAACCATGTGGCCTGCTGAGTAGGCCTCTGCATTCTTTTGGGCAGCCTCCAGCAAACGGGCCATCTGCATGACTTTCTGAAGAGACCAGTCACCTTTTTCCAGGAACTGCTCCCTTATGTGATGGAAGTGGAAGCCCGCGACTAGCCCATCACAAATGAGCTCCTCTTGGTAGGTTGCTGCAGTCATATCCTGGCACCCACATGGCCCTTACAAGATCATCAACTGACTCACCAGGGCCCTGGCATCAGATGCCCAGTTGGTAGCAGGCATACATAGCATTAATTGGGGCTCCTTATTGCTGTCACAGTAGGGCCATTGCCTAGTTGTACCCTTCACAGTCACGAATTATCTGGTTTGCTTGGTGGCCCACCACTGCGAAGAGCAGATCATATTGATCACCGTTGGTTGTGATCTTGTGGCACCTCATGTAGGCCTCCAAGCAATGTCGCCACATGTCAAACCTGATGGAGGCCTCTGGTTCTTTTGGATCAGTTTCCAGGTTATTCAGTCTAATTTGCTTATACATGGCAATTAAAATTCTGATTAATAAATTGTGGCATGATCAATGACCACCTGCA of the Narcine bancroftii isolate sNarBan1 chromosome 4, sNarBan1.hap1, whole genome shotgun sequence genome contains:
- the tnfaip6 gene encoding tumor necrosis factor-inducible gene 6 protein isoform X4, whose protein sequence is MNDASRIYHVAGGPTGNPRVRLQKASGWGFHVCAAGWLAGGKVGYPIVKPGPNCGHGKTGIIDYGYRVNKSEKWDAYCYNPHAKQCGGVLTDQERIITSPDYPDEYEHEQICYWHIRVKYKQRIHLWFLEFDVEDDPSCLSDYLEIYDSYDDLVGFVGRFCGDQLPRDFISTGNVMTLKFLSDSSITAKGFLLVYKAINPTFPFGETDLKNTTSR
- the tnfaip6 gene encoding tumor necrosis factor-inducible gene 6 protein isoform X3; the encoded protein is MTECEQAAGVYHRESRKGRYQLTLKKAKVLCKHEGGSLATYNQLMAAQRIGFHVCAAGWLAGGKVGYPIVKPGPNCGHGKTGIIDYGYRVNKSEKWDAYCYNPHAKQCGGVLTDQERIITSPDYPDEYEHEQICYWHIRVKYKQRIHLWFLEFDVEDDPSCLSDYLEIYDSYDDLVGFVGRFCGDQLPRDFISTGNVMTLKFLSDSSITAKGFLLVYKAINPTFPFGETDLKNTTSR